The following are encoded together in the Monodelphis domestica isolate mMonDom1 chromosome 5, mMonDom1.pri, whole genome shotgun sequence genome:
- the KLF6 gene encoding Krueppel-like factor 6: MDVLPMCSIFQELQIVHDTGYFSALPSLEEYWQQTCLELERYLQSEPCCVSASDIKFESQEDLWTKIILAREKKEESELKISSSPKEDSPISQSFSQSLETNSLNSDVSSESSDSTEELSPTTKFTSDPISEVLANSGNLSSSVTSTPPSSPELGREPSSQLWNCMPGELHSPGKIRTGTVGKTGEKVSGDASPDGRRRVHRCHFNGCRKVYTKSSHLKAHQRTHTGEKPYRCSWEGCEWRFARSDELTRHFRKHTGAKPFKCTHCDRCFSRSDHLALHMKRHL, from the exons ATGGATGTTCTCCCAATGTGCAGCATCTTCCAGGAACTCCAGATTGTGCATGACACTGGTTACTTCTCAGCTTTACCATCcctggaagaatattggcaacaG acCTGCTTAGAGTTGGAACGGTACCTCCAGAGTGAACCTTGCTGTGTGTCAGCATCGGATATTAAATTCGAAAGCCAAGAAGATCTGTGGACCAAAATTATTCTGGCtcgagagaaaaaggaagaatcagAACTGAAAATTTCTTCTAGTCCTAAAGAGGACAGTCCAATCAGTCAGAGTTTCAGCCAGAGCCTAGAGACCAACAGCTTAAATTCAGATGTGAGTAGTGAATCATCTGACAGCACTGAGGAACTTTCACCTACTACTAAATTTACCTCTGATCCAATAAGTGAAGTCTTAGCCAATTCAGGAAATTTGAGTTCTTCTGTCACTTccactcctccttcttccccgGAACTGGGCAGAGAACCTTCCTCTCAACTGTGGAATTGTATGCCTGGTGAATTGCATTCACCTGGTAAAATCCGTACTGGGACTGTGGGCAAGACTGGTGAGAAGGTCAGTGGCGATGCCTCTCCAGATGGCCGGAGACGAGTCCACCGGTGCCATTTCAATGGCTGTCGGAAAGTTTACACCAAAAGCTCGCATCTCAAAGCACATCAGCGCACTCATACAG GAGAAAAGCCTTACAGATGCTCATGGGAAGGGTGTGAATGGCGTTTTGCAAGAAGCGATGAGTTAACAAGACATTTCAGAAAGCACACGGGTGCCAAGCCTTTTAAATGTACTCACTGTGACAG gtGTTTTTCCAGGTCCGATCACCTGGCCCTTCACATGAAGAGGCACCTCTGA